The genomic segment GTCGCGCCGGCGTCCTCGACCGTCGCGACCTGTTCCTCGTACGCGGCGATCACGTCGTCCAGCGTGGACGGCGCGGTGCCCTGGTCGGTGCCGGCACCGCAGCCGAGCAGCGCCGGGCCGGCGAAGTCGCGGGCGGCGTCCGCCGAGCGGACGATCAGTTCCCGGGTGGCCGCCCAGTCCAGCCCCATGCCGCGCTGCGCGGTGTCCATCGCGTCTGCGACACCCAGGCCGAGCGACCACAGGTGCCGCCGGTACGCCAGCGTGGCGTCCCAGTCGACCGCAGCCGGCTTGCCGGGCGTGTTGTCCGCCAACGGATCGGCGACCACGTGCGCGGCGGCGTACGCGATCCGGGAGGTGGCCGGCGGGCGCGCCGAGGGCCAGGACACCGGGGCGCGCAGCCGGTAGCTGGTGAGCTGCCCGTCCGCGGTGGGCAGTAGCAGTGCGGTCATGCCTCGACCGCCGGGGTCTCGACGGCCGGGGTCTCGACGGCCGGGGTGCCGCCCGCCGGAGTCTCGGCCTGCGGGGTCTCGACCGCGGGGATCTCGACGCGCCGGCCCTCCCGGGAGCTGACGTACCCCAGCTCGGCGAGTTGCACGCCACGTACCGCGGCGGCGAAGTCGTACCGGAACGGCTCACCCGCGACGACGGCGCGCAGGTACTGCTCCCACTGCGCCTTGAAGCCGTTGTCGAACTCCTCGTTGTCCGGCACCTCCTGCCACTGCTCCCGGAACGGTTCCGGGGTGGCGAGGTCCGGGTTCCACACCGGTTTCGGGGTGCCGGCGCGGTGCTGGAATCGGCAGCGGCGCAGCCCGGCGACGGCCGAGCCTTCGGTGCCGTCGACCTGGAACTCGACCAGCTCGTCCCGGTTGACCCGGACGCACCAGGACGAGTTGATCTGCGCGACCACGCCGCCGTCGAGTTCGAAGATCCCGTACGCGGCGTCGTCGGCGTCGGCGCGGTAGGGCCGGCCGGCCTCGTCGACCCGCTCGGTGAGGTGCGTGGCGACCCGTGCGGTCACCGCCCGTACCGGTGCGAAGAGGTCCTCCAGCACGTAGTTCCAGTGCGCGAACATGTCCAGCGCGATGCCGCCGCCGTCGGCGGCACGGTAGTTCCAGGAGGGCCGCTGGGCCGGTTGCCAGTCGCCCTCGAAGACCCAGTAGCCGAACTCGCCGCGGATCGACAGGATGCGGCCGAAGAAGCCGCCGTCGATCAGCCGGCGCAGCTTGCGCAGCCCGGGCAGGAACAGCTTGTCCATCACGACGCCGTCGACGATGCCGGCGGCCCGGGCGGCGGCGGCGAGCGTGCGGGCGCCCTCGACGGACTCGGCGAGGGGCTTCTCGGTGTACACGTGCTTGCCGGCGGCGATCGCGGCGAGGATCGCCTTCTCCCGCGCGGAGGTCACCTGGGCGTCGAAGTACACCTCGACGTCGGGTTCGGCGAGCACCGCCGCGAGGTCGGTGCACCACCGGTCGAGGCCGTGCCGGGCGGCGATCTCGGCGAGCTTCGTCTCGTTGCGGCCGACCAGGATCGGCTCCGGTACGACCCGGGTGCCGTCGGGCAGTTCCACCCCGCCCTGGTCCCGGATCGCGAGGATCGAGCGGACGAGGTGTTGCCGGTAGCCCATGCGACCGGTGACCCCGTTCATGGCGATACCGACGGTACGTACTGGCATGCGGCCGTTCCTCCCACGGGCAGCGGTAAGCGCTTACCTGGAAAGCGCTTGCCGTACCGTAGACTGGCGGTCTCGATCGGGTCAAGCACGACCACCGGGCGCGTTGCGCGGCCCCGGGCCGCGACGGGCCGGTCCGGATGGTAGGGATACCGGGTGGCATGCCGCGCGCGCATGCACGCGGGAAGGGGGCACCGCTGTGGCGACACTCGCCGAGGTGGCGCGACAGGCCGGGGTGTCGGTGGCTACCGCGTCCCGGGTCCTCAACGGTGGCAACCGGGTCGTCCGGCCGCAGCTGCGGGACAAGGTCCTCGCCGCCGCGAGCGAGCTGCACTACACGCCGAACGCGCACGCGCAGGCGCTCGCCGGCAGTCACACCGCGAGCGTCGGCCTGGTGCTGCACGACGTCTCCGACCCGTACTTCGCGGCCATCGCAGGCGGTGCCATGCGCCGGGCCACCGAGCACGACATGCTCGTCATGATGTCCTGCACGTTCCGCGACCCGGACCGGGAACTCGCGTACGTGCGGATGCTGCACCAGCAGCGCGCCCAGGCGAT from the Actinocatenispora thailandica genome contains:
- a CDS encoding Gfo/Idh/MocA family protein; amino-acid sequence: MPVRTVGIAMNGVTGRMGYRQHLVRSILAIRDQGGVELPDGTRVVPEPILVGRNETKLAEIAARHGLDRWCTDLAAVLAEPDVEVYFDAQVTSAREKAILAAIAAGKHVYTEKPLAESVEGARTLAAAARAAGIVDGVVMDKLFLPGLRKLRRLIDGGFFGRILSIRGEFGYWVFEGDWQPAQRPSWNYRAADGGGIALDMFAHWNYVLEDLFAPVRAVTARVATHLTERVDEAGRPYRADADDAAYGIFELDGGVVAQINSSWCVRVNRDELVEFQVDGTEGSAVAGLRRCRFQHRAGTPKPVWNPDLATPEPFREQWQEVPDNEEFDNGFKAQWEQYLRAVVAGEPFRYDFAAAVRGVQLAELGYVSSREGRRVEIPAVETPQAETPAGGTPAVETPAVETPAVEA